The following coding sequences are from one Paenibacillus sp. FSL R5-0912 window:
- a CDS encoding TetR/AcrR family transcriptional regulator, which translates to MNKQSGTIRSRGEEAVPVNRREQILESAVVVFAEHGYYRATTAQVAEKVGISQPYIFKLFKNKEELFIAALERAFERILRTFSGLQAPADQLLAEAIQVYEQLMETHPNEIILQVQAIGIRDEAIRQSMQAGILEVARLMESKFSAAGFAHPEVEVSTFMANGMLCNIALTLGMPELKPKHL; encoded by the coding sequence ATGAACAAGCAATCGGGCACTATCCGTTCCAGAGGAGAGGAGGCCGTTCCGGTAAACCGCAGGGAGCAGATTCTGGAGTCGGCTGTGGTTGTGTTTGCAGAGCATGGCTATTACCGGGCTACAACCGCGCAGGTGGCCGAGAAGGTGGGGATATCCCAGCCGTATATCTTCAAGCTGTTTAAGAATAAGGAAGAGCTGTTCATTGCTGCGCTGGAGCGGGCTTTTGAACGGATTCTCCGCACCTTCTCAGGGCTTCAGGCTCCTGCAGACCAGTTACTTGCAGAGGCCATTCAGGTATACGAGCAACTGATGGAGACCCATCCGAATGAGATTATTCTGCAGGTGCAGGCCATCGGCATCCGGGATGAAGCTATCCGCCAGTCGATGCAGGCTGGAATTCTGGAGGTAGCCCGTCTGATGGAGAGCAAGTTCTCGGCAGCAGGGTTTGCGCATCCTGAGGTGGAGGTGAGCACCTTTATGGCTAACGGTATGCTCTGCAATATCGCCCTCACGCTGGGAATGCCGGAGCTGAAGCCGAAGCATCTGTAA
- a CDS encoding nucleotide excision repair endonuclease: MISITIPAPEVTIFKQENPVLSHIYGFTDFHLITREAGGIFMFYNDKDELLFVGKARKLRPRIKKHFEDNVSVMKPHRDEVTKIEVCIVEDPVDREIYETYIVNKLKAKYNVEKVLYK, translated from the coding sequence ATGATCAGCATTACCATTCCGGCACCGGAAGTTACTATTTTTAAGCAGGAGAACCCTGTGCTCAGCCATATTTACGGATTTACGGATTTTCACCTGATCACCCGCGAAGCTGGCGGCATCTTCATGTTCTACAATGACAAGGATGAGCTGCTGTTTGTAGGCAAGGCACGCAAACTGAGACCGCGGATCAAGAAGCACTTCGAAGATAACGTATCGGTCATGAAGCCACACCGTGACGAAGTTACCAAGATTGAAGTCTGCATCGTGGAAGACCCGGTCGACAGAGAAATTTATGAGACTTACATTGTGAACAAGCTTAAGGCGAAATACAATGTGGAGAAGGTACTGTATAAATAA
- a CDS encoding NAD-dependent epimerase/dehydratase family protein has protein sequence MINKALVLGATGGTGTVIIAELLRRGIETVAFGRSMPKLEQLAAKLGNPAGLSLQTGDVFRADDVFKVARGADVIFHSASVPYHEMAEKLLPMGEAVMEAANRLGVKVVAVDGIYPYGRRVDEQPIAENYPKNPHTRKGKIKLEFERMFFSPRWSGTKGMIVRLPDYYGPTANEASYLGSTLEAIAAGRPAMFIGNMNVPREYVYLPDAAVMMVELALREEAYGQNWNIPGAGVISGKEIVRIAREAAGSSKVVIPLGAAGLSLLGLFVPVMKEIVEMLYLTKEPLRLSGAKYERLAGPVPATSFEQGITATIHSLQNRAAK, from the coding sequence ATGATAAATAAAGCGCTGGTACTGGGAGCAACCGGAGGGACAGGAACGGTGATTATTGCCGAGCTGCTTCGAAGAGGGATCGAGACTGTAGCCTTTGGGCGCTCCATGCCGAAGCTGGAACAGCTCGCGGCCAAGCTGGGGAATCCGGCAGGGCTGAGCCTGCAGACCGGTGATGTGTTCCGTGCGGATGATGTATTTAAGGTCGCGCGTGGGGCTGATGTTATTTTTCACAGTGCATCGGTGCCCTATCACGAAATGGCCGAGAAGTTGCTGCCGATGGGTGAAGCTGTGATGGAGGCCGCGAACCGGCTGGGGGTGAAGGTAGTGGCTGTGGACGGGATTTATCCGTATGGCAGAAGAGTGGATGAGCAGCCGATTGCCGAGAACTATCCGAAGAATCCGCATACCCGCAAGGGGAAAATAAAGCTGGAATTCGAGCGGATGTTCTTCAGCCCGCGCTGGAGCGGCACGAAGGGAATGATTGTCCGCCTGCCGGATTATTACGGCCCCACGGCCAATGAAGCCTCTTACCTCGGATCAACGCTGGAAGCCATAGCTGCCGGTAGACCTGCGATGTTCATCGGTAACATGAATGTTCCGCGTGAATACGTCTATCTGCCGGATGCGGCAGTGATGATGGTGGAGCTTGCCCTCCGCGAGGAGGCCTACGGGCAGAACTGGAATATTCCTGGAGCCGGCGTGATCTCCGGCAAAGAGATCGTCCGGATTGCCCGCGAAGCGGCCGGAAGCTCGAAAGTGGTTATCCCCTTAGGCGCAGCAGGTCTGTCACTGCTCGGCCTGTTTGTACCGGTAATGAAAGAGATTGTCGAGATGCTGTATTTGACGAAGGAGCCGCTGCGGCTCAGCGGTGCGAAATACGAGCGGTTAGCCGGGCCGGTTCCGGCCACGTCTTTTGAACAGGGGATAACAGCGACGATCCATTCCCTCCAGAACCGTGCAGCCAAATAA
- a CDS encoding MarR family winged helix-turn-helix transcriptional regulator — MADEQTDKNLETLNHELITLIRLGSLDKKHGGLDRSSYTLLHHLSNHDKVGVKALAEEFGLDTSTISRQTSVLEAKDYVVKVPDPQDGRSSYFQITALGAQTFAEARDIRLQRYEQIFEDWSPGDCQTFSGLLARLNRKLQQKSD; from the coding sequence ATGGCTGATGAACAGACTGATAAAAACCTCGAAACCCTGAACCATGAGCTGATTACGCTAATCCGCCTCGGTTCGCTCGATAAAAAACATGGCGGCCTGGACCGCTCCTCCTACACCCTGCTCCACCATCTGTCGAACCACGATAAGGTAGGCGTTAAAGCGCTCGCTGAAGAATTCGGCCTCGACACCTCTACCATCAGCAGGCAGACGAGCGTCCTTGAGGCGAAGGATTATGTGGTAAAGGTGCCAGATCCGCAGGATGGAAGATCGAGCTATTTTCAGATTACCGCGCTGGGTGCCCAGACGTTTGCCGAGGCCCGGGACATCCGGCTACAGCGCTATGAGCAGATTTTTGAAGACTGGTCTCCCGGGGACTGCCAGACCTTCAGCGGACTGCTGGCCCGGCTCAACCGGAAACTGCAGCAAAAGTCAGACTAA
- a CDS encoding DUF6509 family protein, whose product MLTFTSYTVENVRDPFGILSGKRYEFVVNIDVPEDDELYVENGVSARVIVKVEEEQTSIVSYDLQETSSGQLLDFDMEEDEEAALVLFCSEHLPE is encoded by the coding sequence TTGTTGACATTTACAAGCTACACCGTGGAGAACGTAAGAGATCCTTTTGGTATACTAAGCGGCAAGAGATATGAATTCGTCGTTAATATTGATGTACCTGAGGATGATGAGCTGTACGTAGAGAACGGAGTTTCCGCCCGTGTGATTGTTAAAGTGGAAGAGGAGCAGACAAGCATTGTCAGCTACGATCTGCAGGAAACCTCGTCAGGCCAGTTGCTCGATTTCGATATGGAAGAAGACGAGGAAGCAGCACTGGTTCTGTTCTGTTCAGAGCATTTGCCTGAATAA
- a CDS encoding DHA2 family efflux MFS transporter permease subunit, giving the protein MSNQTAKNSSFWLIILAIFFGNFMAILSTTTINVAFPVFLKNFHAEISTVQWMITGYLLATGVIAPVVGYFGDKWSYKYLYVFALSGFTLFSGLCTVAWGIHSLIIFRTLQGIFGGLIIPTTMTMIYQFIEKEKQAFAMSLWSLSSMLAPAFGPTLGGWLTGYFGWKSLFMINLPIGMIAIVVALKCLPFQRQTASSRSFDLPGFVTVILSSAFIILAFNKGNAWGWTSWKTLSLLLVGAAALTYFIRRELSLQEPLLNLKVFKQNRFTYSLIINCIITVALYSGTFLIPVFLQDIQQSTPLKTALVLLPGSIVMAVMSPAVGKLYSRIGPFWLILSGILLLSASTWELSHITLAVTHTRVAMLMALRNVGIALAFMPVTNAGMSAVPKQITGHASSVTNWVRQATGALSIAVFSSLLASRSLAHQQELSGGASAAGALIKAQGMTLGVQDIFLIATGVGLLAIPLTFLLRSGDGKAAAAPASQADA; this is encoded by the coding sequence TTGAGTAATCAGACGGCAAAAAATTCATCATTCTGGCTTATTATTCTGGCCATCTTTTTCGGTAATTTCATGGCTATTCTCAGTACAACAACGATTAACGTTGCGTTCCCGGTGTTTCTGAAAAACTTCCATGCCGAGATCAGCACAGTGCAATGGATGATTACGGGTTATCTGCTGGCTACCGGCGTAATTGCTCCGGTCGTAGGGTATTTCGGCGACAAGTGGAGCTATAAATATCTCTATGTGTTTGCCCTGTCAGGCTTCACCTTGTTCTCGGGGCTGTGTACCGTGGCCTGGGGTATTCATTCCCTGATTATTTTCCGGACCCTGCAGGGAATATTCGGCGGGCTGATTATCCCGACGACGATGACGATGATTTATCAGTTTATCGAGAAAGAGAAGCAGGCTTTCGCCATGAGCCTCTGGAGCCTGTCCTCCATGCTGGCTCCTGCCTTCGGGCCAACGCTCGGCGGCTGGCTCACCGGGTACTTCGGCTGGAAGTCGCTGTTCATGATCAATCTGCCGATCGGCATGATCGCGATTGTGGTAGCGCTGAAATGCCTGCCGTTCCAGCGTCAAACCGCCAGCAGCAGAAGCTTCGATCTGCCGGGATTCGTGACCGTGATTCTGAGCAGCGCTTTTATTATTCTGGCCTTCAATAAGGGGAATGCCTGGGGCTGGACCTCATGGAAGACCTTATCCCTGCTGCTGGTTGGCGCAGCGGCCTTAACCTACTTCATCCGCCGGGAGCTGTCGCTGCAGGAGCCGCTGCTGAACCTTAAGGTATTCAAGCAGAACCGGTTCACCTACAGTCTGATCATCAACTGTATTATTACCGTTGCGTTATACTCGGGGACCTTCTTAATTCCGGTCTTCCTGCAGGATATCCAGCAGTCCACTCCGCTGAAGACGGCACTGGTGCTGCTGCCGGGCTCAATCGTGATGGCGGTCATGTCGCCGGCCGTCGGCAAGCTGTATTCCCGGATTGGCCCGTTCTGGCTCATTCTCAGCGGTATTCTGCTGCTGAGCGCTTCAACCTGGGAGCTTAGCCATATTACGCTGGCCGTTACACATACCCGTGTGGCGATGCTGATGGCCCTGCGCAATGTTGGCATTGCCCTGGCCTTCATGCCGGTAACGAATGCCGGGATGTCAGCCGTACCCAAGCAGATCACGGGGCATGCTTCTTCTGTGACGAACTGGGTCCGCCAGGCTACAGGCGCGTTGTCCATTGCCGTGTTCAGCTCCTTGCTCGCCTCCAGATCACTCGCCCATCAGCAGGAACTCAGCGGCGGAGCTTCTGCGGCAGGTGCACTGATCAAGGCGCAGGGAATGACCCTGGGCGTACAGGATATTTTCCTGATCGCTACAGGTGTTGGCCTGCTGGCAATTCCGCTGACCTTTCTGCTGAGAAGCGGAGACGGCAAGGCTGCGGCAGCTCCTGCGTCGCAGGCTGACGCGTGA
- the rlmN gene encoding 23S rRNA (adenine(2503)-C(2))-methyltransferase RlmN, producing the protein MNKESIYGLTLEQLTAWLLEHGHKKSRASAVWEWLYRKRVTSFAEMTGMNPDCVQLLEEHYVFQTMEEHVKQESADGTVKFLFRLQDGNLIETVLMRQKYGLSVCVTTQVGCNIGCSFCASGLLAKSRDLTSGEIVEQIMKVQLDLDQAGLGQKVSHVVVMGIGEPFDNFRHLLNFLITIKDHKGLAIAGKGITVSTSGLADKIREFADANMQVNLAISLHAPNNELRTQIMKINRAIPIEKLMPAIDYYLEKTNRRITLEYILLKDINDREEHALELAELIGDRRQLANVNLIPYNPVDEHSQYQRSERESVRAFFDTLKKQGVSVSTRLEHGVDIDAACGQLRSKQIKKTKGKAAETGSAIVG; encoded by the coding sequence ATGAATAAAGAATCCATTTATGGATTGACTTTGGAACAACTGACCGCCTGGCTGCTGGAGCATGGGCACAAGAAATCCCGTGCATCTGCTGTCTGGGAATGGCTATACCGCAAGCGGGTTACCAGCTTTGCAGAAATGACGGGGATGAACCCGGACTGTGTACAGCTGCTGGAAGAGCATTATGTCTTTCAGACGATGGAAGAGCATGTGAAGCAGGAATCGGCTGACGGCACTGTCAAATTCCTGTTCCGCTTACAGGACGGCAACCTGATTGAAACGGTGCTTATGCGGCAAAAGTATGGTCTGTCCGTCTGCGTTACCACTCAGGTCGGCTGCAATATCGGCTGCAGCTTCTGCGCAAGCGGGCTGCTGGCGAAGAGCCGCGATCTCACCAGCGGCGAGATTGTCGAGCAGATTATGAAGGTCCAGCTTGATCTGGATCAGGCCGGTCTTGGACAAAAGGTCAGCCATGTAGTCGTAATGGGCATTGGTGAGCCATTCGATAATTTCCGGCATCTGCTGAATTTCCTGATTACGATCAAGGATCACAAGGGTCTGGCCATTGCCGGCAAAGGCATTACCGTATCCACCAGTGGTCTGGCTGACAAAATCAGAGAATTCGCTGACGCCAATATGCAGGTCAATCTGGCGATCTCCCTGCATGCGCCGAATAATGAGCTGCGGACACAGATCATGAAGATCAACCGTGCCATTCCTATAGAGAAGTTAATGCCGGCGATTGATTATTATCTGGAGAAGACCAACCGGAGAATTACCCTGGAGTATATCCTGCTGAAGGATATCAATGACCGTGAGGAGCATGCTCTGGAGCTGGCCGAGTTAATCGGAGACCGGCGTCAGCTGGCGAATGTCAACCTGATTCCGTATAATCCGGTAGATGAGCATAGCCAGTATCAGCGGAGCGAGCGGGAATCCGTACGTGCGTTCTTCGACACGCTGAAGAAGCAGGGTGTCAGCGTCAGCACCCGGCTGGAGCATGGAGTCGATATTGATGCGGCCTGCGGACAGCTTCGCAGCAAGCAGATCAAGAAGACCAAGGGCAAAGCAGCGGAGACTGGCAGCGCCATTGTAGGATAA
- a CDS encoding polysaccharide deacetylase family protein: protein MPVHPAIAARMVELLSLEQRQGVYQMEVGLTHSSGSARQILFIDEYTYVQLSMLGPFAGQRVRLSLYPKWDPFRRSFFSSLIKMNQTFSETLYYGCSEEYASQLVKARQEEERPAEPGPAAHVPSLELHHHKPGHVRRSRSLRPARAILLRGILFSCLIALFLLRMDGKLFSSSAEAHEDPVQSAVAASVQSAVAADVSSSPLINVIPAVQTVAYQSSEVPAVPEEAPEDTPEDTSAAAPETAVEEIELDGNSYEYSLPQGYVALSFDDGPSQYTRQIVDILDEYGVAANFLFIGQKASRRPAEVRYANEHGMPVGSHSWDHSDMTRNSPEENRKNLERASRELESNMNSAVTIFRPPYGAVNDELAAEAKRQHMKLLLWNRDTEDWKADNAPQVLRYFHTTDPSGGIYLLHEKAVTVQALPEIIEYLQAQGLKFAVFK, encoded by the coding sequence ATGCCAGTGCACCCGGCGATCGCTGCTCGGATGGTAGAGCTGCTGTCCCTTGAGCAGAGGCAGGGCGTCTATCAGATGGAGGTAGGTTTAACCCACAGCAGCGGTTCCGCCCGCCAAATACTATTCATCGATGAATATACATATGTGCAATTGAGTATGCTTGGTCCCTTCGCGGGTCAGCGTGTGCGTCTGTCTCTCTATCCCAAATGGGACCCCTTCCGCCGCAGCTTCTTCAGCTCCCTGATCAAAATGAACCAGACGTTTAGCGAAACGCTGTATTATGGCTGCTCCGAGGAGTATGCCTCGCAGCTTGTGAAGGCGCGGCAGGAGGAAGAACGTCCAGCTGAGCCCGGGCCTGCAGCTCATGTACCGTCACTTGAATTGCATCATCACAAACCTGGGCATGTGAGGCGCAGCCGCAGCCTGCGGCCTGCCCGGGCTATACTGCTGCGCGGCATTCTGTTCAGCTGCCTCATCGCATTGTTCCTGCTGCGCATGGACGGGAAGCTGTTCAGCAGCAGTGCAGAAGCCCATGAGGACCCGGTGCAATCGGCCGTAGCTGCTTCTGTACAATCGGCCGTAGCTGCGGACGTCAGCAGCAGTCCCCTTATTAATGTTATACCGGCGGTCCAGACGGTGGCCTACCAGAGCAGCGAAGTCCCGGCAGTCCCGGAAGAGGCCCCGGAAGATACTCCGGAAGATACCTCTGCAGCTGCTCCGGAGACTGCGGTTGAAGAGATAGAACTGGACGGGAATAGCTATGAATACAGCCTGCCTCAGGGTTATGTGGCTTTATCCTTCGACGATGGGCCCTCGCAGTACACAAGGCAGATTGTAGATATTCTGGACGAGTATGGTGTGGCGGCGAACTTCCTGTTTATTGGACAGAAGGCCAGCCGCCGCCCGGCAGAGGTCCGCTATGCTAATGAGCATGGTATGCCAGTAGGCAGCCATTCCTGGGATCATAGTGATATGACACGGAACAGCCCTGAGGAGAACCGCAAGAATCTGGAGCGGGCCAGCCGGGAATTGGAGTCGAACATGAACTCGGCGGTAACGATCTTCCGTCCGCCTTATGGTGCAGTCAACGATGAACTGGCCGCTGAAGCGAAGCGGCAGCATATGAAGCTGCTGCTCTGGAACCGGGATACCGAGGATTGGAAAGCCGATAATGCCCCGCAGGTCCTCCGTTATTTCCATACAACGGACCCGTCCGGCGGCATCTATCTGCTGCACGAGAAAGCAGTTACGGTCCAGGCGCTTCCTGAGATCATTGAGTATCTTCAGGCACAGGGACTAAAGTTCGCCGTCTTCAAATAA
- a CDS encoding ATP-grasp domain-containing protein, translating into MNFIFFSPHFPKNSADFCTQLQQQGATVLGIGDAEYDQLEDKLKLALTEYYKVSNLESYEEILRAVAFFTYKYGKIDRFESLNEYWLEQDAAIRTDFNIYGTKSDFVSNLKQKSKMKEFFHKSGVSTVQFSTGTTRESVESFIQSAGFPLVVKPDLGSGASNTYKISNEEELQHFFDTKPDDVAFIIEEFIDGVILTYDGLVDIDGNVRFAVSHLFENSVMDVVNTDNHLYYFCLREISPEVEAAGKSILKAFDIRERFFHIELFKSHKDGRIIALEVNMRPPGAWMTDAINFSYDVDVYKEWASMVVHNEVGGPYDGKYYTGYASRKSHKHYAHSHEDIYREFGGKIVNYAEIEEVFSRAMGNSAYQFRSPELSEVRDIRGYIHQEEG; encoded by the coding sequence ATGAACTTTATCTTCTTTTCCCCGCATTTCCCCAAGAACAGCGCTGATTTCTGTACCCAGCTGCAGCAGCAGGGGGCGACGGTGCTCGGGATTGGCGATGCCGAATATGACCAGCTGGAGGACAAGCTGAAGTTGGCACTGACGGAGTACTATAAGGTAAGCAATCTGGAGAGCTACGAGGAGATCCTGCGGGCCGTTGCTTTTTTCACCTATAAATACGGTAAGATTGACCGCTTCGAGTCGCTGAATGAATACTGGCTGGAGCAGGATGCCGCCATCCGCACGGATTTCAACATTTACGGCACCAAGTCCGATTTCGTCTCCAACCTGAAGCAGAAGTCCAAGATGAAAGAATTCTTCCATAAAAGCGGTGTGAGCACCGTTCAGTTCTCCACCGGGACTACGCGTGAAAGCGTGGAGAGCTTCATCCAGAGCGCCGGCTTCCCGCTGGTGGTTAAGCCCGATCTCGGCTCCGGGGCCAGCAATACGTATAAGATCAGTAATGAAGAGGAGCTGCAGCACTTTTTTGACACCAAGCCGGATGATGTGGCCTTCATTATTGAGGAGTTCATCGACGGGGTCATCCTGACCTATGACGGTCTGGTCGATATTGACGGCAACGTCCGGTTCGCGGTCAGTCACCTGTTCGAGAACAGTGTCATGGATGTCGTCAACACCGACAACCACCTCTACTACTTCTGTCTGCGGGAGATCAGCCCGGAGGTTGAGGCGGCCGGGAAGAGCATTCTGAAGGCTTTTGACATCCGGGAACGGTTCTTCCATATCGAGCTGTTCAAATCGCACAAGGATGGCCGGATCATTGCCCTGGAAGTGAATATGCGGCCGCCGGGCGCCTGGATGACCGATGCCATTAACTTCTCCTACGATGTGGATGTCTACAAAGAATGGGCCAGCATGGTTGTGCATAACGAGGTCGGCGGCCCGTACGATGGCAAATATTACACAGGCTATGCCAGCCGCAAGAGTCACAAGCATTATGCGCACAGCCACGAGGACATCTACCGTGAATTCGGCGGGAAGATTGTGAATTATGCCGAGATCGAAGAGGTATTCAGCAGAGCCATGGGCAACAGTGCGTATCAGTTCCGTTCACCCGAGCTTTCGGAGGTTAGGGACATCAGAGGTTATATTCACCAAGAAGAGGGATAG
- a CDS encoding nitric oxide synthase oxygenase, which translates to MNNNDQEHSSRALIGQAESFITACYQELDKSESERERRLADIHEEVILTGAYIHTEEELTHGARMAWRHNSRCIGRLFWHSLTVLDARGAETMEEVAEALFRHVEHANNGGRIRPVITVFRSGEQPDRAIRIWNHQLIRYAGYPGDGEQLRAGDPASDEFTAVCLKLGWQGTGGDFDILPLVISIGEEEPRWFPVPPGLVQEIPLSHPEIERFTELGLRWYPVPVVSDMCLEIGGIRYPAAPFNGWYMETEIGSRNLGDTERYNRLPAVADLLGLDRSTNTSLWKDRALLELNRAVLHSFKQAGVSIVDHHTAADQFVRFQEQEKRQGREVSGKWGWLIPPMSPSSTPIWNDNTLRDLHLSPRFMYQKKAYADRLNAAAGPSSEAGGSASLHAETDEPAAESEQQGAAEAMTCPFHHPTNSGPLK; encoded by the coding sequence ATGAACAATAACGATCAAGAGCACAGCAGCCGGGCGTTAATCGGGCAGGCGGAATCCTTCATCACTGCATGTTACCAGGAGCTGGACAAGTCCGAGAGTGAGCGGGAGCGGCGTCTTGCAGATATACATGAAGAGGTGATCCTTACGGGCGCCTATATACATACGGAGGAAGAACTAACCCACGGGGCGAGGATGGCCTGGCGTCATAACAGCCGCTGTATCGGAAGGCTGTTCTGGCATTCGCTTACAGTGCTTGACGCGCGCGGGGCAGAGACTATGGAGGAGGTGGCCGAGGCGCTATTCCGGCATGTGGAGCATGCGAATAACGGCGGCAGGATCCGGCCGGTCATTACCGTGTTCCGCAGCGGAGAGCAGCCGGATAGAGCTATCCGGATCTGGAATCATCAGCTGATCCGTTATGCCGGCTATCCCGGGGACGGGGAGCAGCTGCGTGCCGGTGATCCGGCCTCGGATGAGTTCACTGCAGTCTGCCTGAAGCTGGGCTGGCAGGGTACAGGCGGGGATTTCGATATTCTGCCGCTCGTTATCAGCATCGGCGAGGAGGAACCCCGCTGGTTCCCTGTCCCGCCGGGACTTGTGCAGGAGATTCCGCTCAGTCATCCGGAGATCGAACGGTTCACGGAGCTGGGCCTGCGCTGGTATCCCGTTCCGGTAGTCTCGGATATGTGCCTGGAGATCGGCGGCATCCGTTACCCGGCGGCGCCCTTCAACGGCTGGTATATGGAAACGGAGATCGGCTCCCGGAATCTGGGGGATACAGAACGTTATAACCGCCTGCCGGCAGTGGCCGATCTGCTGGGCCTGGATCGTTCGACTAATACCTCGCTGTGGAAAGACCGCGCGCTGCTGGAGCTGAACCGCGCGGTACTGCATTCCTTCAAGCAGGCCGGGGTCAGTATTGTAGATCATCATACAGCGGCAGATCAGTTCGTCCGCTTCCAGGAACAGGAGAAGCGTCAGGGGCGCGAAGTATCTGGCAAGTGGGGCTGGCTGATCCCCCCGATGTCGCCTTCGTCCACGCCGATCTGGAATGATAATACCTTGAGAGATTTGCATCTAAGTCCGCGCTTCATGTACCAGAAGAAGGCGTACGCGGACAGGTTAAATGCAGCAGCGGGTCCATCCAGTGAAGCTGGCGGCTCTGCCTCGTTGCATGCGGAGACGGATGAACCGGCAGCAGAGTCTGAGCAACAGGGTGCTGCCGAAGCGATGACATGTCCTTTCCATCACCCCACTAACTCCGGTCCGTTAAAATAA
- a CDS encoding esterase family protein, with the protein MRISYHKEYSHNLGRDMEYKIYGHAGKPMLVFPTSLGRFYQYEDSGMIDTLSSFIEAGKLQIWACDSIDEETFFSTHWNNEDRVHRHEQYDKYIAYELIPGILHQSKQNNGGTDQRILISGCSMGAYYSASFFFRYPHYFDTLIALSGVYSTYYFFGDYMSEQIYLNSPLHYLPELTDDYYLNQYRSSNIIVCVGQGAYEDEMLHETRLLQDVLGRKGIPARIDYWGHDASHDWPWWNKQIHYYVEGCL; encoded by the coding sequence ATGAGGATAAGCTATCATAAGGAGTACAGCCACAACCTGGGCAGAGACATGGAATATAAAATATACGGCCACGCCGGCAAACCGATGCTCGTCTTCCCCACCTCGCTTGGACGCTTTTATCAATATGAGGATTCGGGCATGATTGACACGCTCTCCTCCTTCATTGAAGCGGGCAAGCTGCAGATTTGGGCCTGCGACAGTATTGATGAAGAGACCTTCTTCTCCACTCACTGGAATAATGAGGACCGGGTCCACCGTCATGAGCAGTATGATAAATATATCGCATATGAGCTGATTCCCGGCATTCTCCACCAGAGCAAGCAGAACAACGGAGGGACCGATCAGCGCATTCTGATCTCAGGCTGCTCTATGGGCGCTTATTACAGTGCCAGCTTCTTTTTCCGTTATCCGCACTATTTCGATACCTTAATCGCCCTGAGCGGCGTCTATTCCACCTATTATTTCTTCGGCGACTATATGAGTGAGCAGATCTACCTGAATTCACCGCTGCATTATCTGCCGGAACTGACGGATGATTATTATCTGAACCAGTACCGCAGCAGCAACATCATCGTCTGCGTCGGACAAGGCGCGTATGAGGACGAAATGCTGCATGAGACCCGTCTGCTTCAGGATGTGCTCGGACGCAAAGGCATTCCCGCACGGATCGACTACTGGGGGCATGATGCCAGCCATGACTGGCCGTGGTGGAACAAGCAGATTCATTATTATGTGGAAGGCTGCTTGTAA
- the greA gene encoding transcription elongation factor GreA yields MSNNDEVFLTKEGLAKLEEELRELKGAGRKELAARLKLAISYGDLKENSEYHSAKEDQSFMETRIMILEKMLIKAQIVDSSNMDLSTVSVGCIVILNDVEYSEKIEYRVVGPAEADVLDNKISYESPLGKELIGKKVGDIISVNAPMGVIKYELLEIKML; encoded by the coding sequence ATGTCCAACAATGACGAAGTGTTTTTGACGAAAGAAGGGTTAGCCAAGCTCGAAGAAGAGCTGAGAGAACTTAAGGGAGCAGGGCGCAAGGAGCTTGCGGCCCGGCTTAAGCTGGCGATCAGCTACGGCGATTTGAAGGAGAACAGCGAATACCACTCCGCGAAGGAGGATCAATCCTTCATGGAGACACGGATCATGATTCTGGAGAAGATGCTGATCAAGGCGCAGATTGTGGATTCCAGCAATATGGATCTGAGCACAGTCAGCGTGGGCTGCATCGTTATTCTGAATGATGTGGAATACTCCGAAAAGATTGAATATAGAGTGGTAGGTCCCGCAGAGGCTGATGTGCTGGACAACAAGATTTCTTACGAAAGTCCGCTCGGCAAAGAGCTGATCGGCAAAAAAGTGGGCGACATTATCAGCGTCAATGCCCCGATGGGCGTTATCAAATATGAGCTGCTTGAGATTAAAATGCTGTAA